One window of the Eucalyptus grandis isolate ANBG69807.140 chromosome 8, ASM1654582v1, whole genome shotgun sequence genome contains the following:
- the LOC120287395 gene encoding cysteine-rich receptor-like protein kinase 10, with protein sequence MANVRICSGYMSPEYAMHGEFSVKSDVYSFGILLLEIICGKKNNLYQDEYLAGYAWNQWRDGTPLKVLDPAIVDSNSRDQVLRCLHICLLCIQEDPAIRPTMTTVVLLLSSNSITPPSPQHPAFFVQMKGLESDQSTRRTMPLSINGVSLTELCPR encoded by the exons ATGGCTAATGTTCGAATTTGCAGTGGTTACATGTCTCCAgaatatgcaatgcatggagAGTTCTCGGTGAAATCGGATGTTTATAGTTTCGGCATACTACTTCTAGAGATCATTTGCGGCAAGAAGAATAACTTATACCAGGATGAATATCTTGCTGGTTAT GCATGGAATCAATGGAGAGACGGCACACCCTTGAAAGTGTTAGACCCAGCTATTGTGGATTCAAATTCGAGAGATCAAGTGCTTCGATGCCTGCATATTTGCTTGCTATGTATTCAGGAAGATCCAGCTATTAGACCCACCATGACAACCGTAGTTCTCTTGCTCAGCAGCAATTCCATTACACCACCATCACCCCAACATCCAGCCTTCTTTGTCCAAATGAAAGGGCTTGAATCGGACCAATCCACCAGGAGGACTATGCCTTTGTCAATCAATGGCGTGTCACTTACCGAATTATGCCCCCGGTGA